The Actinomycetota bacterium genomic sequence CGCTCGACGGCCGAGAAAGGCGAGAGGCTGCTGGAAGCCGCCGCGCAGTCGATCGCCGCTTCGATCACCTCGACGAGCAGTTCCGTACGCAGCTCGTCCCCGTGGTCGCGGAGTACCTCTCGGAGTGCCATGCCCCGTTCCCTTCGTCGTCTGAGCACCATCGTGGAGCACCCTGGCAGCCGGTGGCGGGCGTGGGCACGGCCGAAAGGGAGCGACGCGAGGGCCGACCGCCCCGCGGCTACCGGATCGGTTCGATGCCCAGTTCGTCCATCAGCGCGCGGACGCGGCGTTCGATCTCATCGCGGATCGGTCGGACGTCTTCCAACGGCTTGCCGGCGGGGTCGTCCAGTTCCCAGTCCACGTAGCGCTTACCTGGCACGACCGGGCAGGAGTCCCCGCAGCCCATGGTCACGATGACGTCGGCGGCATTCAGGGTGTCGTCCGTCCAGGGCTTCGGGTGGTCCTCGGTGACGTCGATGCCGACCTCGGCCATCGCCTCGGCGGCCACGGGGTGGATCCGTTCGGCGGGGTTGGAACCCCCCGAGAGCACATCGACGCGGTCGCCGGCGAGGTGGCGCGTCCAGCCGGCGGCCATCTGTGAGCGACCGGCGTTGTGGACGCACAGGTACGTGACGGTGGGCTTATCGGTCACGCCGCGACCTGCCCGGCCAGTAGGTCGACCCGACGGCTGATCTCGTCGAACGCCGCCTCGAAGGCGTCACGGTCGCCGCCGATAGGGTCCGCCACCGACCAGTGCACCAGCGGCGCCTGGGAACCCAGTCCTGACTCTCGCGCGCGGTCGCACACCGACACCACCAGGTGAGGGTCGACATCCACGTCCTGGTAGCTGCGCGGACGCGCATCCGACAGGTCCAGCCCGTGCTCGGCGGCGACCTCGACGGCCAGCGGGTGTACGGCCGTCGCAGGGTCGGTGCCCGCTGACATCGTCGGGCCACCGGTACGTGCCCCCCACAGCGCCGATCCCATCTGTGACCGCGCCGAGTTGTGCGTGCACACGAACAGCACCGGACCGCCTCCCAGACGCGGTACGTCGGACAGGCTGGCCAGCACGTCGGGGCGCAGGCTCACGTAACGGCGCCGACCGTCCCCCTGTGAACGGCGACGCTCGATCAGCCCGAGCTCCTCCAAGACATCCAGGTGGAACGCCAGCAGGTTCGAAGCCAACCCCGTCAGCTCCTGCAGCTCGGTCGGCGTGCGATCCGACGGCCACAACGCGTCCACCATCGCCAGACGGTGTTCATCACCCAACGCCCGATGGAGCGCAGCGCGGTCTTCGACCGCCACGTTCAGGACAGCCTCCGATCCAGGTTATCTCAGCGCAGGTTGAGTCTATCACGTTCGACGTGAGGATCGACGCTGGTCCGGGGGCGTAGGCGAGTTGCGTCTCCGTTCATCGGTAGTTCACCTCGCTGTGGGCGCGCGTGCACGTGCGCTCCGTAGGTTGCGGGCAGCGCTGGACGAGCCGGCGCTCGCTGAACCCCGTGCCTACGGGTGACCGACGGGGTCGACATCCAAGGAGCGAACGTGAACAGATGGTCCATCGTTGCGGTGCTGGCCAGCATCGCCCTGCTTGCAGCCGCGTGTGGCAACGCGCCCGATGATCGTGCCGCGGACACTGGCGGTACGACGGGTGGAGAGACGTCCACCGGCGGCGGCGACGGCGACCTGTCCGGTTCGATCGCTATCGACGGCTCGTCGACGGTCGCCCCCCTGACCGATGCCGTCGCCGAGGAGTACGCCGCCGAGCGGCCGGACGTCACGGTGAACCTGTCCGTCTCGGGCACCGGAGGCGGGTTCGAACGGTTCTGTGCCGGTGACACGCAGATCTCGAACGCTTCCCGACCGATCACGCAGGAGGAGGCCGACACCTGCGCGGAGAACGGGATCGAGTTCACGGAGGTGCGCGTGGGCACGGATGCCCTGACGATGGTGACACATCCAGAGACGGGGTTCGTGGATTGCCTCACTCAGGATGAGGTCGTGCGCATCTGGGGGCCGGATGGAGTGTCGAACTGGAGCGAGGTCCGCGACGGGTTCCCCGACGAGCAGCTCCAGATCTTCGCGCCCGGCAGCGACTCGGGGACGTACGACTTCTTCAACGAGACGGTGCTCGAGCCGAACGGCATCGAGGAGCCTCGCCAGGATTTCAACGCCTCCGAGGATGACAACATCATCGCGCAGGGGATCATCGGCACGCCCGGCTCTTGGGGGTTCTTCGGCTACGCCTACTACCAGGAGAACACCGAGTCCGTGAAGGCCTTGGAGTACGACGCGGGCGACGGCTGCGTGGCTCCTGCCCCAGAGACGGCCCAGGATGACAGCTACAAGCTCGCGCGACCGCTGTTCATCTACGTCAAGAACAGCGCGCTGGCTGAGCCGCACGTGGCGGACTTCGTGACCTTCTACCTCGAGACCGTGAACGACCTCATCGACGAGATCGGCTACATCGCCGCGTCTGACGAGACGATCGCCGAGGCGCAAGCGAAGGTGGAGCAGGCCATCTCCGACGCCGGCTGACCACGCAGTAGCCTCGCTGGGGCCGCGGCGACCCGTGGCCCCAGCTCACCCGCCACCCGATCTTCCGGCTCTTCGAAGTGCAGCGGAGGACCATGTCGCAGGTACAACCCCAGGCGTCCGGAGCTGGCGTCGCCACCGACTCCGGACCCGATGCTCCGTCGCCGTTGACCACGTCTCGGAAGCGTTACGGTGAACGGGCGATACTCACGGTGCTGTGGCTGTGCGGAGCGATCTCGATCGTCACGACGGTGGCGATCGTCGCGGTCCTCGCGGTCGAGGGCAGCGTCTTCTTCCGCAACATCGACGTCGTCGAGTTCTTCACCGACACCGCGTGGCGTCCGTTCGGCAACCCGGAGAGCGAAGCGTTCCGGATCGGGATCCTGCCGCTGGTCAACGGGACACTGCTGGTGACCGGTATCGCCCTGGTCGTCGCCGTTCCGTTGGGGCTGGGGGCCGCCAGCTACCTGTCGGAGTACGCCTCGTCGCGGGTCCGCAAGACCCTCAAGCCGATGCTGGAGATCCTGGCAGGGATCCCCACCGTCGTGCTGGGCTACTTCGCGCTCACGTTCGTCACCCC encodes the following:
- a CDS encoding ArsR family transcriptional regulator, producing the protein MVDALWPSDRTPTELQELTGLASNLLAFHLDVLEELGLIERRRSQGDGRRRYVSLRPDVLASLSDVPRLGGGPVLFVCTHNSARSQMGSALWGARTGGPTMSAGTDPATAVHPLAVEVAAEHGLDLSDARPRSYQDVDVDPHLVVSVCDRARESGLGSQAPLVHWSVADPIGGDRDAFEAAFDEISRRVDLLAGQVAA
- a CDS encoding arsenate reductase ArsC, which produces MTDKPTVTYLCVHNAGRSQMAAGWTRHLAGDRVDVLSGGSNPAERIHPVAAEAMAEVGIDVTEDHPKPWTDDTLNAADVIVTMGCGDSCPVVPGKRYVDWELDDPAGKPLEDVRPIRDEIERRVRALMDELGIEPIR
- a CDS encoding PstS family phosphate ABC transporter substrate-binding protein; this translates as MNRWSIVAVLASIALLAAACGNAPDDRAADTGGTTGGETSTGGGDGDLSGSIAIDGSSTVAPLTDAVAEEYAAERPDVTVNLSVSGTGGGFERFCAGDTQISNASRPITQEEADTCAENGIEFTEVRVGTDALTMVTHPETGFVDCLTQDEVVRIWGPDGVSNWSEVRDGFPDEQLQIFAPGSDSGTYDFFNETVLEPNGIEEPRQDFNASEDDNIIAQGIIGTPGSWGFFGYAYYQENTESVKALEYDAGDGCVAPAPETAQDDSYKLARPLFIYVKNSALAEPHVADFVTFYLETVNDLIDEIGYIAASDETIAEAQAKVEQAISDAG